A window of the Rhizobium viscosum genome harbors these coding sequences:
- a CDS encoding 3'-5' exonuclease: MIVFLDFEASSLSKKSVPVEIAWVFEDGRSRSALIRPAADWDDWAADAEAIHGISRELLASEGVPVEQVASEMVEVLTGHDLYASAPSWDGKWLSVLLRAAGFPRHALRLGKSRDAFMAAARELTGATITETELSKLIDDIVEESKEVIPAHRALADATLELTRWKLVREAAKKRMATGG; the protein is encoded by the coding sequence TTGATCGTTTTCCTGGATTTCGAGGCCTCGTCCCTCAGCAAGAAAAGTGTGCCGGTCGAAATTGCCTGGGTGTTTGAAGACGGTCGCTCTCGCTCGGCCCTGATCCGGCCCGCCGCCGACTGGGACGACTGGGCGGCCGATGCAGAAGCAATCCATGGGATTTCTCGGGAGTTGCTTGCATCGGAGGGCGTTCCGGTAGAGCAGGTCGCCAGTGAAATGGTCGAGGTTTTGACCGGGCACGATCTCTATGCGAGCGCCCCTTCGTGGGATGGGAAATGGCTGAGCGTTCTCCTGCGCGCTGCTGGTTTCCCTCGGCATGCCCTCCGGCTTGGCAAATCACGTGACGCCTTTATGGCCGCGGCGCGTGAATTAACGGGAGCGACCATCACGGAGACAGAGCTGTCGAAGCTCATCGACGACATCGTCGAGGAAAGCAAAGAGGTAATCCCGGCGCATCGCGCATTGGCGGACGCCACGCTTGAGCTTACCCGATGGAAGCTTGTCCGCGAGGCGGCCAAGAAGCGGATGGCGACAGGCGGGTAG
- a CDS encoding endonuclease/exonuclease/phosphatase family protein: protein MQAKKKDSLPASIIASIKNRRKRVETWHAGPKPRGDGTLIASYNVHKCVGTDRRFDPERTSRVIHEIDADVIALQEADTRFGERTGILDLTRLERETGLVPVPISGAVKAHGWHGNVVLVRKGLVHDVHQVKLPGLEPRGALVAEIELEAGGTLRIIAAHFGLLRHSRAQQAKTLVDLISDRHEMPTILLGDLNEWRLGDRSSLNTFQMAFGPLPPAVPSFPAGLPVLALDRIIANRKGIISAVEVHDTPLARMASDHLPIKALVDLQQEVARV from the coding sequence ATGCAAGCCAAGAAGAAAGACAGTCTCCCCGCCAGTATCATCGCTTCCATCAAGAACAGGAGGAAACGCGTCGAGACCTGGCATGCGGGGCCGAAGCCGCGCGGTGACGGCACTCTGATCGCCTCCTACAATGTCCACAAATGTGTCGGCACTGACCGACGCTTCGATCCGGAACGCACCAGCCGTGTCATCCATGAGATCGATGCCGATGTCATCGCGCTGCAGGAGGCCGATACGCGTTTCGGCGAGCGTACGGGCATTCTCGATCTCACCCGACTGGAGCGCGAGACCGGGCTCGTTCCAGTTCCGATCTCAGGGGCGGTGAAGGCGCATGGCTGGCACGGCAATGTCGTGCTCGTCCGCAAGGGCCTCGTGCATGATGTGCATCAGGTGAAGCTGCCGGGGCTGGAGCCGCGCGGCGCGCTGGTTGCGGAAATAGAGCTGGAAGCTGGCGGGACGCTGCGCATAATCGCCGCCCATTTCGGCCTGTTGCGCCACTCGCGGGCGCAGCAGGCAAAGACGCTGGTCGATCTCATTAGCGACCGTCATGAAATGCCGACCATCCTGCTTGGCGATCTCAACGAATGGCGGCTCGGCGACCGCTCGTCCCTCAATACTTTCCAGATGGCCTTCGGTCCGCTGCCGCCCGCCGTTCCGAGCTTTCCTGCCGGCTTGCCGGTCCTGGCGCTGGACCGCATCATTGCCAACCGGAAGGGTATCATCTCCGCGGTGGAGGTGCATGACACTCCACTCGCCCGCATGGCGTCCGACCACCTGCCGATCAAGGCGTTGGTTGATCTGCAGCAAGAAGTGGCAAGGGTTTAG
- a CDS encoding potassium-tellurite ethidium and proflavin transporter, which translates to MTTGTPDMLVHAMFGYAILQVLIIGRQLPWIMQQPLAGSYWAFTFGLTALSTAALRMTARGDTDAIGELAPVVFVLVNIALAIITVGTLWLLVRGKLLPAPVRA; encoded by the coding sequence GTGACGACCGGCACGCCCGATATGCTCGTGCATGCCATGTTCGGTTACGCCATCCTGCAGGTCCTGATCATCGGCCGCCAGCTGCCCTGGATCATGCAACAACCCCTCGCCGGCTCCTATTGGGCTTTCACCTTCGGCCTTACTGCGCTTTCGACAGCAGCACTGCGCATGACGGCGCGCGGCGATACCGACGCGATCGGCGAGCTTGCGCCCGTTGTCTTCGTGCTCGTCAACATCGCGCTTGCGATCATTACAGTCGGAACGCTTTGGCTGCTGGTGAGAGGCAAGCTTCTTCCCGCTCCCGTCCGGGCCTGA
- a CDS encoding carbohydrate ABC transporter permease gives MISSKQRRARKRFRSQSAYHVAGIAISIFFLAPFIITLLASFRHGTESSLPPLPPWPTTGASFDAYALLDTFGAGIWQHMINSLFVSLATVLLTVAVSLLAGYGFSRYRFPLKNALFVLIIATLMIPFQSILTPLFIILAKLGLNNSLLGLTLVYVTLQLPFSVFMMRNAFDAVPKEIEEAARIDGARDLRLLIRVLLPLVLPGIATVAIFAFLNAWNEFLAALVLLSSNEKYTLPVLMTAVRAGRLGAINWGAVQAGVVVMTIPCLIVFLLLQRYYMRGLMAGAVK, from the coding sequence ATGATTTCCTCCAAACAACGCCGCGCCCGCAAGCGTTTTAGATCACAATCGGCCTATCATGTCGCCGGCATCGCCATTTCGATCTTTTTCCTGGCGCCCTTCATCATCACGCTGCTCGCCTCCTTCCGGCATGGTACGGAGTCGAGCCTGCCGCCCTTGCCGCCTTGGCCGACGACAGGGGCCAGCTTCGATGCCTATGCGCTGCTCGATACATTCGGCGCCGGCATCTGGCAGCACATGATCAACTCGCTCTTTGTGTCGCTGGCAACGGTACTGCTAACGGTCGCCGTCAGTCTGCTCGCCGGCTATGGCTTCTCGCGCTACCGGTTTCCGCTGAAGAATGCGCTTTTCGTGCTGATCATCGCCACGCTGATGATCCCGTTCCAGTCGATCCTGACGCCGCTCTTCATCATCCTGGCAAAGCTCGGCCTCAACAACTCGCTGCTGGGGCTGACCCTCGTCTATGTCACGCTGCAACTGCCCTTCTCGGTCTTCATGATGCGCAATGCCTTTGACGCCGTGCCGAAGGAGATCGAGGAAGCAGCGCGCATCGACGGTGCCCGGGATCTGAGACTGCTGATCCGCGTGCTTTTGCCGCTAGTACTGCCGGGTATTGCGACAGTTGCGATCTTTGCCTTCCTGAATGCCTGGAACGAGTTCCTCGCCGCCCTCGTACTGCTCTCCAGCAACGAGAAATACACGCTTCCCGTCCTGATGACGGCGGTGCGCGCCGGTCGCCTCGGCGCCATCAACTGGGGCGCAGTCCAGGCCGGCGTCGTCGTGATGACGATCCCCTGCCTGATCGTCTTCCTGCTCCTGCAACGCTACTACATGCGCGGGCTGATGGCCGGCGCGGTGAAATGA
- a CDS encoding carbohydrate ABC transporter permease, protein MTGSGPQRIRAVRKRRKSQWRGFFYIAPAMALVIVFFVMPVLFTGWMSLHNWPLMGAARWIGFANYTRMWNDSRFMAALNFTAYYTVIVTIAIFAIAFPLAIFVERERRFVSTYRTIIFLPVVVGLATASLLWVWLANVDSGFFGPALRALGLVERSPNIMASFDTAFATIIVMVVWKIAGFTMIILLTGLQAIPSELTEAARIDGAGRWQRFRHLTLPLMRKTIALALIVSVTGSILAFDQFYIMTSGGPQNKMISVVYYIFNQSFVSFNLGYGSALSIVLLAILVAISIVQLWLLRVGEER, encoded by the coding sequence ATGACCGGTTCCGGTCCGCAGCGCATCCGCGCTGTCCGAAAACGGCGAAAGTCGCAATGGCGCGGCTTTTTCTATATCGCGCCAGCCATGGCGCTCGTCATCGTCTTCTTCGTCATGCCCGTATTGTTCACCGGCTGGATGAGCCTGCACAACTGGCCGCTGATGGGTGCGGCGCGCTGGATCGGCTTTGCCAATTATACCCGCATGTGGAACGACAGCCGTTTCATGGCGGCCCTGAATTTCACTGCCTATTACACCGTCATCGTGACCATCGCGATCTTTGCGATCGCCTTTCCGCTGGCGATCTTCGTCGAGAGGGAGCGTCGCTTCGTCAGCACCTACCGCACGATTATCTTCCTGCCGGTCGTGGTGGGGCTCGCAACCGCTTCGCTGCTCTGGGTATGGCTTGCCAATGTCGATAGCGGCTTCTTCGGGCCGGCCCTCCGCGCCCTCGGTCTCGTCGAGCGCAGCCCCAATATCATGGCGAGCTTCGATACCGCCTTCGCAACCATCATCGTCATGGTCGTCTGGAAGATCGCGGGCTTTACCATGATCATCCTGCTGACCGGGCTTCAGGCCATTCCGTCCGAATTGACGGAGGCAGCCCGCATCGATGGCGCCGGACGCTGGCAGCGCTTTCGGCACCTCACCCTGCCGCTGATGCGAAAGACGATTGCGCTGGCGCTGATCGTCTCGGTTACCGGCTCGATCCTCGCCTTCGACCAGTTCTACATCATGACGTCGGGCGGGCCGCAGAACAAGATGATCTCGGTCGTCTACTACATCTTCAACCAGTCCTTCGTGTCCTTCAATCTGGGCTACGGATCCGCCCTTTCGATCGTGCTGCTGGCGATCCTCGTTGCGATCTCCATCGTCCAGCTCTGGCTGCTGCGTGTCGGGGAGGAACGCTGA
- a CDS encoding LysR family transcriptional regulator, which produces MSYRPTLDDLNAFAAIVTHRSFRKAAGELGLSPSTLSHMMRNMEARMGVRLLHRTTRSVAATEAGEMLLDRLKPVLRDLELALDAVGEFGGQPSGTLRINASEIAARVLLNAAIPLFLERYPEISLDIVTENRLVDIVGEGFDAGIRLRESVPLDMIAVEFGGEARFLAIASPAYLKDHKQPKTPEDLKRHRCIRLRMPSGKLYRWEFEKHGQEVTVEVSGALTLDHVELMAEAAVKGLGIAYVPERIARPYLASGEIISVLDDWCPSIPGLCLYYPGHRHVPQSLRAFISVLTEVERQGA; this is translated from the coding sequence ATGAGTTACAGGCCGACACTCGATGATCTCAATGCCTTTGCGGCAATCGTCACCCATCGCAGCTTCCGCAAGGCGGCCGGCGAACTCGGCCTGTCGCCGTCGACGCTCAGCCACATGATGCGCAACATGGAGGCGCGAATGGGCGTGCGTCTGCTGCATCGCACGACACGCAGCGTCGCGGCCACCGAAGCCGGCGAAATGCTTCTCGACAGGCTGAAACCGGTCTTGCGCGATCTCGAATTGGCGCTCGATGCCGTCGGGGAATTCGGCGGACAGCCGAGCGGTACGCTACGCATCAACGCCAGTGAAATTGCCGCCCGCGTGCTGTTGAATGCCGCCATTCCTCTCTTTCTCGAACGCTATCCGGAGATATCGCTCGATATCGTCACTGAAAACCGGCTGGTCGATATTGTCGGCGAGGGCTTCGATGCCGGTATTCGCCTGCGGGAATCCGTGCCTCTTGATATGATAGCGGTCGAATTCGGCGGCGAGGCACGCTTCCTCGCGATTGCCTCACCAGCTTATTTGAAAGACCACAAGCAACCGAAAACGCCTGAGGACCTCAAGCGTCACCGTTGCATTCGCCTGCGTATGCCGAGCGGCAAGCTCTACCGCTGGGAGTTTGAGAAACACGGCCAGGAAGTGACTGTCGAGGTATCGGGCGCCCTGACACTCGATCATGTAGAACTGATGGCGGAAGCGGCGGTCAAAGGGCTCGGCATCGCCTATGTGCCCGAAAGGATCGCACGGCCCTATCTTGCCAGCGGTGAGATTATCTCTGTTCTTGACGACTGGTGCCCGTCGATCCCCGGACTCTGCCTCTATTATCCAGGTCACAGGCATGTACCGCAAAGCCTCAGAGCCTTCATATCCGTGTTGACGGAAGTCGAGCGGCAAGGTGCGTAG
- a CDS encoding aldo/keto reductase, whose amino-acid sequence MTMQKRKLGSQGLEVSAIGLGCMGMSQSYGPADETESIATLHRAIELGCTFLDTAEVYGPYKNEELFGRALRGRRNEVTLATKFGFRLKDGKQVGTERDSRPETIRSAVEGSLKRLATDHIDLIYQHRVDPAVPMEEVAGTVAELVNEGKVRYFGLSEAGVSNIRRAHAVFPVSAVQSEYSLWERNLEADVIPALRELGIGLVPFSPLGRGFLTGEVRRAEDYPEGDFRRGDPRYQGENYDANVRAAEAVRSVASSLGAKPGQVALAWILHKGGDFVPIPGTKRRTYLEDNIAAASIALNAEQMKALDEALAPGKVSGKRYNETIMSTIDR is encoded by the coding sequence ATCACGATGCAGAAGCGCAAACTCGGCAGCCAAGGACTTGAAGTATCGGCCATCGGCCTCGGATGCATGGGCATGAGCCAGTCCTATGGCCCGGCGGATGAAACGGAATCCATCGCCACCCTTCACCGTGCCATCGAGCTCGGCTGCACCTTTCTCGACACAGCCGAGGTCTACGGCCCCTACAAGAATGAGGAACTGTTCGGCCGGGCGCTAAGAGGTCGCCGCAACGAGGTGACGCTGGCCACGAAATTCGGCTTCCGCCTGAAAGACGGCAAGCAGGTTGGCACCGAACGCGACAGCCGGCCGGAAACCATTCGCAGCGCAGTTGAAGGCTCGCTCAAACGCCTTGCCACCGACCACATCGACCTCATCTACCAGCATCGCGTCGATCCGGCTGTCCCGATGGAAGAAGTCGCCGGTACGGTCGCTGAGCTCGTCAACGAAGGCAAGGTTCGCTACTTCGGCCTCTCCGAAGCGGGCGTTTCCAATATCCGTCGTGCGCATGCCGTCTTTCCGGTCTCCGCCGTGCAGAGCGAATATTCCCTGTGGGAGCGCAATCTGGAGGCCGACGTGATCCCGGCTTTGAGGGAGCTCGGCATCGGCCTTGTGCCCTTCAGCCCGCTCGGCCGTGGCTTCCTGACCGGCGAAGTCAGGCGCGCCGAGGATTATCCGGAAGGCGATTTCCGCCGCGGTGATCCGCGCTATCAGGGCGAAAATTACGACGCCAATGTCCGCGCAGCCGAGGCCGTCCGCTCGGTTGCATCCTCGCTCGGCGCCAAGCCCGGCCAGGTGGCGCTCGCCTGGATCCTGCACAAGGGCGGAGACTTCGTGCCGATCCCCGGCACGAAGCGCCGCACCTACCTGGAAGACAATATCGCCGCCGCCTCCATCGCGCTCAATGCCGAGCAGATGAAGGCGCTCGATGAAGCGCTTGCCCCCGGCAAGGTTTCGGGCAAGCGCTACAACGAAACGATCATGTCGACGATCGATCGCTGA
- a CDS encoding ABC transporter ATP-binding protein, with amino-acid sequence MADTGVVLTEIRKSFGNLEVIHGIDLTITEGSFVVFVGPSGCGKSTLLRMIAGLEDVTDGEIEIKGRNVTDLDPSDRGIAMVFQSYALYPHMSVRDNLAFGLKMARTQASEIEARVKAASAILKIDHLLDRRPGQLSGGQRQRVAIGRAIVRKPDVFLFDEPLSNLDAELRVSMRIEIARLHRELGNTMIYVTHDQTEAMTLADKIVVLRDGHIEQSGTPREIYERPNNVFVAGFIGSPRMNLLEASWAGDGTILVAGNRIRSPIGGAGLAAGQKITLGARPEHLSIVSGPEDDVLRARVDFDEYLGGTQFLYCQLGDGQPLTVEYRGYSVIETGSQLAFTCDPAHLHIFDADGMRLDK; translated from the coding sequence ATGGCGGATACGGGCGTCGTGCTGACCGAAATTCGCAAGAGTTTCGGCAATCTGGAAGTCATCCATGGCATTGACTTGACCATAACGGAGGGATCCTTCGTCGTCTTCGTCGGCCCCTCGGGATGCGGAAAATCGACGCTCCTGCGCATGATCGCAGGTCTGGAAGATGTCACCGACGGCGAGATCGAGATCAAGGGACGCAATGTCACCGATCTCGACCCCTCTGATCGCGGCATCGCCATGGTGTTCCAGTCCTACGCGCTCTATCCGCATATGAGTGTGCGCGATAATCTCGCCTTTGGCCTGAAAATGGCGAGAACGCAGGCCTCGGAGATCGAGGCCCGCGTCAAGGCGGCCTCGGCGATCCTAAAGATCGATCACCTCCTCGATCGTCGGCCGGGCCAGCTCTCCGGCGGCCAGCGGCAGCGTGTTGCGATCGGGCGCGCGATCGTGCGCAAGCCCGATGTCTTCCTTTTCGATGAACCGCTGTCAAACCTCGACGCGGAACTGCGCGTCTCGATGCGCATTGAAATCGCCAGACTCCATCGCGAGCTCGGCAATACGATGATCTATGTCACGCACGACCAGACCGAAGCGATGACGCTCGCCGACAAGATCGTCGTGCTTCGTGACGGACACATCGAACAGTCGGGAACGCCGCGCGAGATCTACGAACGGCCGAACAATGTCTTCGTCGCGGGCTTCATCGGCTCGCCGCGCATGAACCTGCTTGAGGCAAGCTGGGCAGGTGACGGCACCATCCTGGTGGCCGGAAATCGCATTCGTTCGCCGATCGGCGGTGCCGGTCTGGCGGCAGGCCAGAAGATCACCCTCGGCGCGCGGCCGGAGCATCTGAGTATCGTGTCGGGACCTGAGGATGACGTGTTGCGGGCTAGGGTTGATTTCGACGAATATCTCGGCGGCACACAATTCCTCTATTGCCAGCTTGGCGACGGGCAGCCCCTGACCGTCGAATACAGGGGGTATTCCGTCATCGAGACCGGCAGCCAGCTCGCCTTCACCTGTGATCCCGCCCATCTGCACATCTTCGATGCCGACGGCATGCGGCTCGACAAATAA
- a CDS encoding LysR substrate-binding domain-containing protein, giving the protein MKRGRLPLTALRSFEVAGRLESFTLAAEELFISQAAVSRQIRELEQLLGEPLFERRHRSVLLTGNGRKLLAVLTPSFDRIDHCLEDIRNASVSADLKVSVEPSFAACWLVPRLPEFRKRHPDVEISLDADPRTIEFRTGQAQIAIRHSATVTAWPRTESRHLIDVRMVPVIASDLLERGSPISSPHDIFAYGLLHEETRDAWSRWFEAAGIAMPETARGPVYADDGLVLQAALRGQGVALLDEAFAEEEIRAGRLRQLFELTVPNGAYWLVARSFDRLAPPAADFARWVTESFHKR; this is encoded by the coding sequence ATGAAACGCGGCCGGCTTCCCCTGACGGCATTGCGCAGTTTCGAGGTTGCCGGGCGGCTCGAAAGCTTCACGCTTGCGGCCGAGGAGCTATTCATCTCGCAGGCAGCCGTCAGCCGGCAGATCCGCGAGCTGGAACAGCTATTGGGTGAGCCGCTCTTCGAGCGGCGCCATCGAAGTGTCCTGCTGACTGGAAACGGCCGGAAACTGCTTGCCGTGCTCACCCCTTCCTTCGACCGGATCGATCATTGCCTGGAGGATATCCGCAATGCTTCAGTGTCTGCGGATCTGAAAGTCAGCGTCGAACCTTCCTTTGCCGCCTGCTGGCTCGTGCCGCGGCTGCCGGAATTCCGCAAACGTCACCCTGACGTCGAGATATCGCTCGATGCCGATCCGAGGACGATCGAGTTCCGCACCGGCCAGGCGCAGATCGCGATCAGGCACAGCGCCACCGTTACCGCATGGCCACGGACAGAAAGCCGGCACCTGATCGATGTCCGCATGGTGCCGGTGATCGCCTCCGATCTTCTGGAGCGTGGCTCACCGATCTCCTCTCCGCATGACATCTTTGCTTATGGACTTTTGCATGAGGAAACCCGCGACGCCTGGAGCCGGTGGTTCGAGGCGGCCGGCATCGCCATGCCCGAGACGGCGAGGGGGCCGGTCTATGCCGATGACGGGCTCGTGCTGCAGGCGGCGTTGCGCGGCCAGGGCGTTGCACTCCTCGATGAAGCTTTTGCAGAAGAGGAAATCCGGGCCGGCCGCTTGCGCCAGCTCTTCGAGCTCACGGTTCCGAATGGCGCCTACTGGCTGGTTGCCCGCAGCTTCGACCGCCTTGCGCCTCCGGCTGCGGATTTTGCGCGCTGGGTGACGGAGAGCTTTCACAAACGCTGA
- a CDS encoding glycoside hydrolase family 127 protein codes for MNQLKRDRQFRPLPVPSVELQGLFGDRQDAICDSTAETLLDRCVEAGMLQAIDVTQPSPGVVIPIGPWGGTTQMFWDSDLGKSIETVAYSLYRRSNPQLEARVDEIIDMYEKLQDKDGYLNAWFQRVQPDRRWTNLRDHHELYCAGHLIEGAVAYYQATGKKKLLDIMSRYADYLITVFGHGPGQIPGYCGHEEVELALVKLARVTGEKKYLDLSKFFIDERGTEPHFFTDEAARDGRSAADFHQKTYEYGQAHLPVREQKKVVGHAVRAMYLYAGMADIATEYNDDTLTAALETLWDDLTTKQMYVTGGIGPAASNEGFTDYYDLPNESAYAETCASVGLVFWANRMLGRGPNRRYADIMEQALYNGAMAGLSLDGTRFFYENPLESAGKHHRWIWHHCPCCPPNIARLLASVGSYMYAIAEDEIAVHLYGESKARFDLAGAKVELSQQTRYPWDGAIHFDLTLDRPALFALSLRIPEWAEGATLSVNGEKLDLQSAVVDGYARIERDWKSGDKVDLSIPLTARKLFANPLVRQDAGRTALMRGPLVYCVEETDNGEGLNGITLSADVSQAKISEIAGLRGAVALDLPVSRDTADWGASLYRTSPPAAKQANARFVPYPFWDNREPGEMLVWVRAGEARGE; via the coding sequence ATGAACCAGCTGAAAAGAGATCGCCAGTTCCGTCCCCTGCCCGTGCCAAGTGTAGAATTGCAGGGGCTGTTTGGCGATCGCCAGGATGCAATCTGCGATTCCACCGCCGAAACGCTGCTCGACCGCTGTGTCGAGGCCGGCATGCTGCAGGCGATTGACGTGACCCAGCCGAGCCCCGGCGTCGTCATTCCGATCGGCCCTTGGGGCGGCACGACGCAGATGTTCTGGGACAGCGACCTCGGCAAGTCGATCGAGACCGTGGCCTATTCGCTCTACCGCCGGTCCAATCCGCAGCTCGAGGCCCGCGTCGATGAGATTATCGACATGTATGAGAAGCTGCAGGACAAGGACGGCTACCTGAACGCCTGGTTCCAGCGCGTGCAGCCCGATCGCCGATGGACGAACCTGCGCGACCATCACGAACTCTATTGCGCCGGTCACCTGATCGAAGGCGCCGTCGCCTATTATCAGGCGACCGGCAAGAAGAAACTGCTCGACATCATGAGCCGTTATGCCGATTACCTGATCACCGTCTTCGGCCACGGCCCAGGGCAGATCCCCGGCTATTGCGGCCACGAAGAGGTGGAACTTGCGCTCGTCAAGCTCGCCCGCGTCACCGGCGAAAAGAAATATCTCGATCTCTCGAAGTTCTTCATCGACGAGCGTGGCACGGAACCACATTTCTTCACCGACGAGGCGGCTCGCGACGGCCGCAGCGCCGCAGACTTCCACCAGAAGACCTATGAATATGGCCAGGCGCATCTGCCGGTGCGCGAACAGAAGAAGGTCGTCGGCCATGCGGTGCGCGCCATGTATCTCTATGCCGGCATGGCCGATATCGCGACCGAATATAACGACGACACGCTAACGGCTGCACTCGAAACCCTCTGGGACGATCTGACGACCAAGCAGATGTATGTCACCGGCGGCATCGGCCCGGCCGCCTCCAACGAGGGCTTTACCGACTATTACGACCTGCCGAACGAAAGCGCCTATGCCGAAACCTGCGCCTCCGTCGGCCTGGTCTTCTGGGCCAACCGCATGCTCGGCCGCGGTCCGAACCGCCGCTATGCCGATATCATGGAGCAGGCGCTCTACAATGGCGCCATGGCCGGCCTGTCGCTCGACGGCACCCGTTTCTTCTATGAGAACCCGTTGGAAAGCGCGGGCAAGCATCACCGCTGGATCTGGCACCATTGCCCATGCTGCCCGCCCAATATTGCCCGCCTGCTGGCATCTGTCGGCTCCTACATGTATGCGATCGCCGAAGATGAAATTGCCGTCCATCTCTACGGGGAAAGCAAGGCACGCTTCGATCTCGCCGGCGCCAAGGTCGAGCTTTCGCAACAGACCCGCTATCCCTGGGATGGCGCGATCCACTTCGACCTAACGCTCGACCGTCCCGCACTGTTCGCACTGTCGCTGCGCATTCCGGAATGGGCGGAGGGTGCTACTCTCTCCGTCAACGGCGAAAAGCTCGATCTTCAATCCGCTGTTGTGGACGGCTATGCCCGGATCGAACGGGATTGGAAGAGCGGCGATAAGGTGGATCTCTCGATCCCGCTGACAGCCCGTAAGCTCTTTGCCAACCCGCTCGTACGCCAGGATGCCGGCCGCACGGCACTGATGCGCGGTCCGCTCGTCTATTGCGTCGAGGAGACGGACAATGGCGAGGGGCTGAATGGCATTACCCTTTCCGCCGATGTCTCGCAGGCCAAGATCTCCGAAATTGCCGGCCTTCGCGGAGCGGTCGCTCTCGACCTCCCCGTCAGCCGCGACACGGCCGATTGGGGTGCCTCGCTCTACCGTACGTCTCCGCCGGCGGCAAAGCAGGCAAATGCGCGTTTCGTGCCCTACCCTTTCTGGGACAATCGCGAACCGGGCGAGATGCTCGTCTGGGTCAGAGCGGGCGAGGCGCGCGGTGAATAA
- a CDS encoding SDR family oxidoreductase gives MTKTWFITGTSSGFGRIMTEKLLARGDRVAATLRKRQALAELEAQYGDRLWVVTLDVTDDRAVHAAVDTAFEQMGRIDVVVSNAGYGLFGASEEVSDAQIRHQIDTNLIGSIQVIRAALPHLRRQGGGRILQVASEGGQIAYPNFSLYHATKWGIEGFIEAVAQEVAPFGIDITIAEPGPAGTDFGAGLVKPPQMDIYEDTPAGQVRRAIADGSFKILGDPVKMTDAMIAAAEKQPAPKRLALGSTTYQSIRKALNERLAELEAQKDITLSTDIDA, from the coding sequence ATGACAAAGACATGGTTCATCACAGGCACATCCTCCGGTTTCGGCCGGATCATGACCGAGAAACTGTTGGCGCGTGGCGATCGCGTCGCCGCAACCCTGCGCAAGCGCCAAGCCCTGGCTGAACTCGAAGCGCAGTATGGCGACCGGCTCTGGGTCGTGACCCTCGACGTCACCGATGACCGTGCCGTTCATGCAGCCGTCGACACCGCTTTCGAGCAGATGGGGCGCATCGATGTCGTTGTCAGCAATGCCGGTTATGGCCTGTTCGGCGCCTCAGAAGAGGTGAGCGATGCACAAATCCGCCATCAGATCGACACCAACCTGATCGGCTCCATCCAGGTGATCCGTGCGGCCCTGCCGCATCTGCGCCGGCAGGGTGGTGGTCGCATCCTGCAGGTCGCTTCGGAAGGTGGGCAGATCGCTTATCCGAATTTCAGCCTCTACCACGCCACCAAATGGGGGATCGAAGGTTTCATCGAGGCCGTGGCGCAGGAAGTCGCCCCTTTCGGCATCGACATCACCATTGCCGAACCGGGACCGGCAGGCACGGATTTCGGCGCCGGTCTCGTCAAGCCGCCGCAGATGGATATCTATGAGGATACGCCGGCCGGGCAGGTCCGCAGGGCAATTGCCGACGGCTCGTTCAAGATCTTGGGCGACCCCGTGAAGATGACCGACGCGATGATCGCGGCGGCCGAAAAACAACCGGCGCCCAAAAGGCTTGCGCTCGGCAGCACGACCTATCAGTCGATCCGCAAGGCCCTGAACGAACGGCTTGCCGAGTTGGAAGCGCAGAAGGATATCACGCTGTCGACCGACATCGACGCGTGA